The genomic window ACGCGCGGGCGTGTGGAACCAGCGGACCGGCGGCGCCCTTCCCACCCTGCGCCCCAGGCTTACACCGCATGAGGTCATGCTGCAGCTGCATACGACCCTGGATGTGGAAGAAATCATCGCGCGTTTCGTCGAGCTGATTCAGACCGAGTTCCCCGTCAGCGGCCATGTGTACATGAACGAGACGCCGGCAATCAGTTGCCGCGGCGGACACACCAACCGGCACTCGCTTGCCTATACCCTGACCATGGAAGGCCATGCCCTCGGCGAACTCCGGCTGTTTCATTCACGGAGCATGGCCGAAGCCGACGTCCGGCAACTCGAGGAGAGGATATCCCTGCTGTTCTACCCGCTGCGCAACGCCATACAGTATCGACTGGCCGTGGAATCAGCCTTCAAGGATCCGCTGACCGGTCTGCGCAACCGTTTCGACATGGCGGTGGAGATCGAGCGGGAGATCAACCTGTGCCATCGGCATGAACAGCACATGTGCCTGCTCATTATCGACATCGATCATTTCAAGCGGCTCAACGATACCCACGGGCATCTCAACGGCGACCGCGTCATCATATGCGTCGCCCACGCACTGCGCGAGACGCTGCGCGAGACGGATCTGATCTTCCGCTATGGCGGGGAGGAATTCACCATCGTGCTGAGCAACACGGCGGCGGCGGACGCACTGCAGATCGCCGAACGCATCCGTACGACGATCGCGGGACTGAACTGCAAAATCGAGGGGAACGTCGACGTCTCCCCCAGGGTCAGCATCGGCCTCACCCAGCTCCAGCCCGACGACGGAGCCGGCAGCCTGTTCCAACGTGCCGATACCGCCTTATATAATGCCAAGTCGGCCGGCAGGAACTGCTGCCGACTGGGTTGATACTGGTTTCCCGCGCCGCTACGAGCAAACGCGTCAGTCACCATCCACCAACGCCCTGCGCACCGACGAGCCGCATTGATGCATTTCGAAGACATACCGGGGGACGAGCAGGACGATTACGAGAAAATCACCTCGCCCCGGCAGATAGCCGAATTTCTCAAAAAGATGGAAACCCGC from Gammaproteobacteria bacterium includes these protein-coding regions:
- a CDS encoding GGDEF domain-containing protein, with the translated sequence MNEHPTRAGVWNQRTGGALPTLRPRLTPHEVMLQLHTTLDVEEIIARFVELIQTEFPVSGHVYMNETPAISCRGGHTNRHSLAYTLTMEGHALGELRLFHSRSMAEADVRQLEERISLLFYPLRNAIQYRLAVESAFKDPLTGLRNRFDMAVEIEREINLCHRHEQHMCLLIIDIDHFKRLNDTHGHLNGDRVIICVAHALRETLRETDLIFRYGGEEFTIVLSNTAAADALQIAERIRTTIAGLNCKIEGNVDVSPRVSIGLTQLQPDDGAGSLFQRADTALYNAKSAGRNCCRLG